A window from Leifsonia shinshuensis encodes these proteins:
- the secG gene encoding preprotein translocase subunit SecG, translated as MLILQVVLQVLLGITSLLLTLLILLHKGRGGGLSDMFGGGVTSNLGASGVAERNLNRITVILGLIWITCIVVLGLITKFSA; from the coding sequence GTGCTCATTCTCCAGGTCGTCCTGCAGGTGCTGCTGGGCATCACCAGCCTGCTGCTGACGCTGCTCATCCTCCTGCACAAGGGTCGCGGTGGCGGTCTGTCCGACATGTTCGGCGGCGGCGTCACGTCCAACCTCGGTGCGTCCGGCGTCGCCGAGCGCAACCTCAACAGGATCACCGTCATCCTCGGGCTCATCTGGATCACCTGCATCGTCGTGCTGGGCCTGATCACCAAGTTCAGCGCGTAA
- the tpiA gene encoding triose-phosphate isomerase yields the protein MAAVSPTVRRVPLIAGNWKMNLDHLQAIAFVQKLAWTLKDANHDFSAVEVAVFPPFTDLRSVQTLISADKLPLAFGGQDVSEHESGAYTGEISAAFLEALETRYVIIGHSERRTLHGETDEQVAGKVAAAVKHNIAPIICVGETAEDLEVHGASAVPVAQLRAALARVDSAADIVVAYEPVWAIGSGQAATPEQAEQVAAALRGVIAEVLGHDVAAKTRILYGGSVKSGNIAGFMREPNVDGALVGGASLDVNEFAAIVRYQKHVGL from the coding sequence ATGGCAGCAGTGAGCCCCACGGTGCGGCGCGTCCCGCTCATCGCCGGCAACTGGAAGATGAACCTGGACCACCTCCAGGCGATCGCCTTCGTGCAGAAGCTGGCGTGGACGCTGAAGGACGCGAACCACGACTTCTCCGCGGTGGAGGTGGCGGTCTTCCCGCCGTTCACCGACCTGCGCAGCGTGCAGACGCTGATCTCTGCGGACAAGCTGCCGCTCGCCTTCGGCGGGCAGGACGTCTCGGAGCACGAGTCCGGCGCGTACACCGGCGAGATCTCGGCCGCCTTCCTCGAGGCGCTCGAGACGCGCTACGTGATCATCGGCCACTCCGAGCGGCGCACGCTGCACGGCGAGACCGACGAGCAGGTGGCCGGCAAGGTGGCGGCGGCAGTGAAGCACAACATCGCGCCGATCATCTGCGTGGGCGAGACGGCGGAGGACCTCGAGGTGCACGGCGCGAGCGCCGTCCCCGTGGCCCAGCTCCGTGCCGCGCTCGCCCGGGTGGACTCCGCGGCCGACATCGTCGTGGCGTACGAGCCGGTCTGGGCCATCGGCTCCGGCCAGGCCGCCACGCCCGAGCAGGCGGAGCAGGTCGCCGCGGCGCTGCGCGGCGTGATCGCCGAGGTGCTCGGCCACGACGTCGCGGCCAAGACGCGCATCCTGTACGGCGGATCCGTGAAGTCCGGCAACATCGCGGGCTTCATGCGCGAGCCGAACGTCGACGGCGCACTCGTGGGCGGCGCCAGCCTCGACGTGAACGAGTTCGCGGCCATCGTCCGGTATCAGAAGCACGTCGGTCTCTGA
- a CDS encoding phosphoglycerate kinase, whose product MTLRTLDALGSLAGKRVIVRCDLNVPLEGTKITDDGRVRASIPTLNALINQGAKVIVISHLGRPDGAPDAKYSLAPVAQRLSELLGQPVTFAQDTVGGGAQTAVDGLKDGDVALLENLRFNPGETAKDEGERRAFAEKLAAFGDAFVSDGFGVVHRKQASVYELAQLLPSAAGTLIQAELEVLDRLTENPERPYAVVLGGSKVSDKLGVIGHLLPKVNSLLIGGGMLFTFLAAKGLKVGSSLLEADQIDTVKGYLAKAEELGVELALPRDVVVASKFGADAEHVVRPVDAIEDTDWGEKGLGLDIGPETAELFSEYVRGAKTVFWNGPMGVFELAPFAAGTKAVAQALTEVDGLSVVGGGDSAAAVRALGFRDDQFGHISTGGGASLEFLEGKRLPGLEVLGWQQ is encoded by the coding sequence GTGACGCTCCGCACACTCGACGCACTCGGTTCGCTCGCCGGCAAGCGCGTCATCGTCCGCTGTGATCTGAACGTGCCTCTCGAGGGCACGAAGATCACGGACGATGGCCGTGTGCGAGCGTCGATTCCCACCCTCAACGCCCTGATCAACCAGGGCGCGAAGGTGATCGTCATCTCCCACCTGGGCCGCCCCGATGGCGCGCCCGACGCGAAGTACAGCCTGGCGCCGGTGGCCCAGCGGCTCTCCGAGCTGCTGGGTCAGCCGGTGACCTTCGCCCAGGACACGGTCGGCGGCGGCGCGCAGACGGCCGTCGACGGGCTGAAGGACGGCGACGTCGCCCTGCTCGAGAACCTCCGGTTCAACCCGGGGGAGACCGCGAAGGACGAGGGCGAGCGCCGTGCCTTCGCCGAGAAGCTGGCCGCTTTCGGCGACGCCTTCGTCTCGGACGGTTTCGGTGTCGTGCACCGCAAGCAGGCGAGCGTCTACGAGCTCGCCCAGCTGCTGCCGAGCGCCGCCGGGACGCTGATCCAGGCCGAGCTCGAGGTGCTCGACCGGCTGACCGAGAACCCGGAGCGTCCGTACGCGGTCGTGCTCGGCGGCTCGAAGGTCTCCGACAAGCTCGGCGTCATCGGCCACCTGCTGCCGAAGGTGAACTCGCTGCTCATCGGCGGCGGGATGCTGTTCACCTTCCTCGCGGCCAAGGGCCTCAAGGTCGGCTCCAGCCTCCTCGAAGCCGACCAGATCGACACCGTGAAGGGCTACCTGGCGAAGGCCGAGGAGCTCGGCGTCGAGCTGGCGCTCCCGCGCGACGTCGTCGTGGCCTCGAAGTTCGGCGCCGACGCGGAGCACGTGGTGCGCCCGGTCGACGCGATCGAGGACACCGACTGGGGCGAGAAGGGCCTCGGGCTCGACATCGGCCCGGAGACGGCGGAGCTGTTCTCCGAGTACGTGCGCGGTGCCAAGACGGTGTTCTGGAACGGCCCGATGGGCGTGTTCGAGCTCGCGCCGTTCGCAGCGGGTACCAAGGCGGTCGCCCAGGCGCTCACCGAGGTCGACGGCCTGAGCGTCGTCGGCGGCGGCGACTCGGCCGCGGCCGTGCGTGCGCTCGGCTTCCGCGACGACCAGTTCGGTCACATCTCGACGGGCGGAGGCGCGAGCCTCGAGTTCCTCGAGGGCAAGCGACTCCCCGGACTGGAGGTCCTCGGATGGCAGCAGTGA